A single genomic interval of Paenibacillus macerans harbors:
- a CDS encoding 4Fe-4S single cluster domain-containing protein → MTALRISRIVEKTKVEGPGLRYAIWVQGCPIRCEGCFNPHTWEMDGGKIREIDEIVSDIQIVRNASPELEGVTFLGGEPFSQAYELSVLARKVKEMNLSVVTFSGYDYDTIRRSGHRGWQQLLKETDLLIDGPYIQSQHDLSRPWIGSRNQQYRFLTDRYKELEARLPNIANKIEIRLHADGTITANGMAQLENLELLLGLGYERKEVKE, encoded by the coding sequence ATGACTGCGCTTCGCATATCAAGAATCGTGGAAAAAACAAAAGTCGAAGGGCCCGGGCTGCGTTATGCGATCTGGGTGCAGGGTTGTCCGATTCGCTGCGAGGGATGTTTTAATCCGCATACGTGGGAGATGGACGGCGGGAAGATCCGCGAAATCGACGAGATCGTTTCAGATATACAGATTGTCCGAAATGCCTCTCCTGAACTGGAAGGTGTAACTTTCCTGGGGGGCGAGCCGTTTAGCCAGGCGTATGAGCTTAGCGTGTTGGCCAGGAAGGTCAAGGAGATGAACCTGTCGGTCGTCACTTTCTCGGGTTATGACTATGACACCATCCGCAGATCCGGCCATCGTGGTTGGCAGCAATTGCTGAAGGAAACCGACCTGCTGATCGATGGCCCGTATATCCAAAGCCAACATGATTTAAGCCGCCCCTGGATCGGTTCGCGAAACCAGCAGTACCGTTTTCTCACGGATCGGTATAAAGAACTGGAGGCCCGTTTACCGAACATCGCGAATAAAATAGAAATACGGCTGCATGCCGATGGCACCATCACCGCTAATGGCATGGCTCAATTGGAGAATTTGGAGCTTTTGCTGGGGCTGGGTTACGAACGTAAGGAGGTTAAGGAATGA
- a CDS encoding DUF1257 domain-containing protein has product MSLEIVLIPVAIALTKEIAEGISRKLENRENNLLILETRMKDEALLKQALEDWDCSFRTAEGVEAVKFASTVTNEVIFTINETGCYTLILPETADQGAYEEWIANVEQSYTRLLQQKVYQNLVEKARSQGLILEQEERLRDRSIQLTYILNR; this is encoded by the coding sequence ATGAGTTTGGAAATTGTGCTGATCCCCGTTGCCATTGCATTAACCAAGGAAATTGCCGAAGGGATCTCCCGGAAACTGGAGAACCGAGAGAACAACCTTTTGATCCTGGAAACGCGCATGAAGGATGAAGCTTTGCTGAAGCAAGCGCTCGAGGATTGGGATTGTTCGTTCCGTACCGCGGAGGGGGTAGAGGCCGTGAAGTTTGCTTCCACCGTTACGAACGAGGTTATTTTTACGATCAATGAAACGGGCTGCTACACGCTGATTCTGCCCGAAACGGCGGACCAGGGCGCTTATGAAGAGTGGATTGCCAACGTGGAGCAATCTTATACCCGGCTCCTTCAGCAAAAGGTCTATCAGAATCTGGTGGAGAAGGCGAGAAGCCAGGGATTGATCCTGGAACAGGAGGAGCGGCTTAGAGATCGTTCGATCCAACTGACGTACATATTGAATAGATAA